Part of the Pseudodesulfovibrio mercurii genome is shown below.
ATTAAAAGAACAACCCCCGCGATTTCGGGCAGAAAAAACGGCGTGCTTCTTTCGGTGAAGAAGCACGCCGTTCCATCCGTTTTTTCTGCCCGGAATCGCACACCGCCACCGCACGGCCCCCGAGCGCAAGCGAGGCGATGGGGGTGCAGGGGGCCTTGCTCCCTGCCGGGTCCAGGGCAGCGCCCTGGTCTCCCCGAAGGGGCCGCCGGAGGCATTCCCCCGACGCATTCCCCGACGCATGTCTTCGTCAGAATCCGTAGCGCAGGTATTCCTTGTCCAGCCGGTTGATGAGTTGGATGTAGCGGTAGGTGCCCTTGATCTGGGCGTCCTCCACTGTCTGGTAGCCCTTGGCGCGGCATTCGGGGCAGGCGTTGACCGGGATTTCCACACCCAGGCAGAGCGGGCCGGAGTCGGCGCGGGTCTCGACCTTGTAGAGGCCCCGGCACTCCTTGCACAGGGTCACGGATTCCTGCTGGACCTCGTTGATGCCGTCGGTGTCGTAGTAGATCTGCTTGTGGCGGACGTAGCGGTCGCCGGTGATGACGCCCTGGCGGCTGTCGCCCTTGGAGACGAACTCGGGCGGGTCGAAGTACAGGGCGGGGAGCTGCTTGCACAGTTCCTCGATGTAGGCGGTGGTCCGGGCGTCCTGGCGGATGCGTTCGGCGTTGTAGTTGGGTTCGCGGACAAAGGAGTAGTCCACCCCGGCCATGGCCAGGCAGATGCCGAGGTTGACGTAGGGCAGGGCTCCCTGGATGGAGTAGCCGCCCTCGAGCACGGCGATGTCCGGCTTGAGCATGTCGTTCATGGCCGCGTAGCCGCCCGCTGAGAAGTTCATGTTGGTGATGGGGTCGGAGAAGTGGTTGTCCTGTCCGGCGGAGTTGATGACCAGGTCCGGCTTGAAGTCTTCCAGGATGGGCAGGACCACGCGCTCGACGGCCATGAGGAATCCCTCGTCCGAGGTGTTGGGCGGCAGGGGGATGTTCAGGGTCCGGCCCATGGCGTTGGGCCCGCCCAGGTCGCGCGGGAAGCCGGTGCCGGGGTACAGGGTCCGGCCGTCCTGGTGCAGGGAGATGAACAGGGTGTCCGGGTCGTGCCAGTAGATGTCCTGGGTGCCGTCGCCGTGGTGGCAGTCGGTGTCCACGATGGCGATGCGCTTGTGCCCGTACTTCTCCCGGATGTGCTCGATCATGATGGCTTCGATATTGATGGTGCAGAAGCCGCGCGAGCCGTGGACCACCTTCATGGCGTGGTGTCCGGGGGGGCGGACCATGGCGAAGGCCCGGTCGGTCTTGCCCTCCATGACCAGGTCGCCCGCCTTCATGGCCCCGCCCGCGGAGATGAGGTGCGAGCGGGTGGCCACCGAGGGCACGTCCGGGAAGCAGAAGTGGACGCGCTCCACGTCCTCCACGGCGGCCACGTCGGGCTTGTATTCGGTGATGCCCTCGATGTCGAAGAGGCCCTCCTCGCGCAGCTGGTCCTGGGTGTAGAGAAGCCGTTCCTGGCGCTCGGGGTGGGTGGGCGAGATGGCCCAGTCAAAGGCCGGGAAGAAGATGATGCCGAGGCTGTTCTTGGACTTGAGCATGGTTTAGCGGCCCTCCCCGAAGGTCTTGATTACGCCGGGACGGACCTGGCACTTGACGCGGATGTTCCGGCCCACCTGGTCGTACCCCTCGACCATGTTGAAGCTCGAGGCGTGGGTGATCTGGGCGTCCTCGCCCTTGAGGAACACGCCCATGGAGTCGAGCTGCATGGTCAGCTGGTTGGCGGCGTCGCGCTTGGCGTCCTCCAGGTCGTAGCTGGAGGGCACGTTCTCGCGGTAGGACAGGGAGGGGATGAACAGGACGTGGCGCTGGGTGTCGGCGAAGAGTTCGAGTTCCCAGGTGGTCCGGGTCAGGGCCGCGCCGATGGCGTTGGCCACGTCGAAGTTGTCGGGCACCTCGGTGGACAGCTGGAAGCGGTCGCGCAGCTCGTCCTTCATGGCCTCGGCCGGGCCGCCCATGAGGTAGATCTTCTTGGGCACGATCTTCTTGCCTTCCAGGAGTTCGTGGATGGTGTAGACCGGCTTGGAGTTGATCTCGTCCACCAGGGCGCGGGTGGCGTCCTGGATGGCCTTCGCCGCGTAGGTCACGGCCCCCTCGGCCAGCTTGTCGGCGGTCAGGGTGCGGGCCGAGGCATAGGCCTCCATGGCCTTGCGCGAGGCCTCGACGTCGCCCACCTTGCAGGCCCCGGTGCAGTTCAGGGCGTCGGTCAGGGTGATGCGGTCGCCGCCCAGGCACACGGACGGGCCGAGCCGGTTGGGCCCCACGCGGACCTCGGGGCCGACCACGGAGATGGCCGAGTCGCCGCCGATGCCGATGGAGTGGACCTTGAGCGCCGAGACCAGGGTGGGGTGGGAGCCGATGTCGATGCCCTCGCGCTCGATGAGCGGCGCGCCGTCGGCGAAGACCGCGATGTCGGTGGTGGTCCCGCCGATGTCGAGGATGATCGAGTCGTGGAAGATGTCGGTCAGGGCGATGATGCCCATGACCGAGGCGGCCGGGCCGGAAAAGATGGACTGCACGGGCAGGGTCCGGGACTGGGGCAGGGGCATGGTCCCGCCGTCGGCCTTGAGCACGTTGACCTTGACGTGGCCGAGGCCCATCTCGTCCAGGGCCTTTTCCACGGCCGTGGCGAAGGCGTTGTACAGCCGCCAGACCGCGCAGTTGAAGTAGGCGGTGGCCACCCGGCGCGGGAAGTTGAGCGCCCCGCCGAGCTGGTGGCCCAGGGTGACGAAGTCGGCGTGTTCGCAGACGTCCACGGACTTGCAGTTGCAGACCGTGCGCCGGATGAGGTTCTCGTGGCGCGGGTTGCGGGTGGAGAACTTGGAGACCGCGGCGAAGACGCGCACGCCGTTCTCGCGGCAGGCGTCCACGGCCTCGGCAAGCTGGCGGGAGCTGAGGGCGCGGACCTCGTTGCCCCGGTGGTCTATGGACCC
Proteins encoded:
- a CDS encoding hydantoinase/oxoprolinase family protein → MLLGIDVGGTHTDAVAIDIGDRPTVAASCKVPTRHDDLLSSVTEALATILERIDRNAVTQLNLSTTLSTNAIVQNKTEDVGVIVSSGPGIDPHNFMPCKDFHVIDGSIDHRGNEVRALSSRQLAEAVDACRENGVRVFAAVSKFSTRNPRHENLIRRTVCNCKSVDVCEHADFVTLGHQLGGALNFPRRVATAYFNCAVWRLYNAFATAVEKALDEMGLGHVKVNVLKADGGTMPLPQSRTLPVQSIFSGPAASVMGIIALTDIFHDSIILDIGGTTTDIAVFADGAPLIEREGIDIGSHPTLVSALKVHSIGIGGDSAISVVGPEVRVGPNRLGPSVCLGGDRITLTDALNCTGACKVGDVEASRKAMEAYASARTLTADKLAEGAVTYAAKAIQDATRALVDEINSKPVYTIHELLEGKKIVPKKIYLMGGPAEAMKDELRDRFQLSTEVPDNFDVANAIGAALTRTTWELELFADTQRHVLFIPSLSYRENVPSSYDLEDAKRDAANQLTMQLDSMGVFLKGEDAQITHASSFNMVEGYDQVGRNIRVKCQVRPGVIKTFGEGR
- a CDS encoding histone deacetylase yields the protein MLKSKNSLGIIFFPAFDWAISPTHPERQERLLYTQDQLREEGLFDIEGITEYKPDVAAVEDVERVHFCFPDVPSVATRSHLISAGGAMKAGDLVMEGKTDRAFAMVRPPGHHAMKVVHGSRGFCTINIEAIMIEHIREKYGHKRIAIVDTDCHHGDGTQDIYWHDPDTLFISLHQDGRTLYPGTGFPRDLGGPNAMGRTLNIPLPPNTSDEGFLMAVERVVLPILEDFKPDLVINSAGQDNHFSDPITNMNFSAGGYAAMNDMLKPDIAVLEGGYSIQGALPYVNLGICLAMAGVDYSFVREPNYNAERIRQDARTTAYIEELCKQLPALYFDPPEFVSKGDSRQGVITGDRYVRHKQIYYDTDGINEVQQESVTLCKECRGLYKVETRADSGPLCLGVEIPVNACPECRAKGYQTVEDAQIKGTYRYIQLINRLDKEYLRYGF